The Kineothrix sp. IPX-CK genomic interval GAAGGACGATGGCATAGGAATGATGCCTGAGCAGATTCATACGCTTTATGAAACTATAGAGAAGGAGCATAGTGACAGCGAGGACACGGCGGGATTCGGACTGGCTAATGTAAATGAAAGAATACGTCTGAACTACGGAAAGGAGTACGGACTCACTTTCCGCAGCGTGTATGGGGAGGGGACTGTGGTAAGCGTTACGATACCTATATGAGTGTCCGTTACTCATTATAAGTGTATTTTACTTATTTAGAACAAAAAGAATAAAGAACGTAAAAAAATGAACTTTTTTCATAAAATAATTAAAAAAGTTCATTTTTTGTTCACAAATTAGTAAAAAATACCACTTTCCAAATAAAATATTCCCTTTCATTCCATGCGGAAATTGATAGAATGAATGTACCAAAACAATATAAGGAGGGTATTTAATGAAAAAGAAATTTTTAAGCGTTATTCTTGCGACAGCAATGGTAGCAACTATGGCGGGATGCGGCAGCGCTACTTCTGCACCGGCAGCGGCAGAACCTGCAGCAGAAACGGCACCGGCAGAGGAAGCTGCTCCCGCTGAAGAAGCTGCTGAGGAAGTGGCGGAGGAGCCGGCAGCTGAGGAAGCTTCCGACGATTTGATTGTTGTGGGCTATGCGCAGGTTGGTGCTGAATCCGACTGGAGAACGGCTAACACGGAATCTTTTAAGACGACTTTTACGGAAGAAAACGGCTATCAGTTGATTTTCGACGATGCACAGCAGAAGCAAGAAAACCAGATTAAAGCAATTCGTTCCTTTATTCAGCAGGAAGTTGATTATATCGTAGTAGCTCCCGTAGTTGAGACCGGATGGGAAACCGTTTTGGAAGAAGCTAAGGAAGCAGGCATTCCGGTAATTCTTTCCGACAGAATGATGGATGTTTCGGACGATTCTTTATATGAGTGCTGGGTAGGCGGTAACTTCGAAAAAGAAGGCGCTGATGCGGCAGCTTGGCTGAAAACATACTTAGAAGGACAGGGAAGAGGAGATGAGGAAATCAACATCGTTACTCTTCAGGGAACAATCGGTGCTTCCGCTCAGGTTGGACGTACAGACGGTTTCGCAAGCGGAATGCAGGACAACTGGGTTATGTTAGACAAACAGACCGGCGAATTCACACAGTCCAAAGGTCAGGAAGTTATGGAGTCCTTCTTAAAACAGTATCCTGATATCGACGTAGTTGTTTGCGAGAACGACAACATGGCATTCGGTGCAATCGATGCTATCAAAGCAGCAGGTAAGACATGCGGACCGGAAGGCGACATCACGATCATCTCCTTCGACGCAGTGGCAGCAGCTTTCGATGCAATGATCGCGGGCGACTTGAACGCAGCATTCGAGTGTAACCCGCTTCACGGACCTCGTGTAGCTGAAATCATTCAGAAGCTGGAAGCCGGCGAAAGCGTTGAGAAGATTCAATATGTAGATGAAGCTTACTTCGATACATCCATGGACGTTGCAGCGATCAAAGAGACACGCGCATATTAATATTAATGGTTTACATTAACTAAGAAATGCAAGGGCGGCGGGTGGAGAGTCTGGAATGGATTCTTCCCCGCCATATTTTTCATGTAAGTAGGATTAGGGTGTCAAAGGTCCTTTTGCGAACGTCTCAAGACAATATGCCCAAAACAAAAAGACTCCTGCGCCGAATTCCAATATATAAGAAGTTCTAATTCTCAGTCCATTTGAACCAAACATAACAAAAAACAAAAAACTCGCTGCGCTCAAACAGTTTTGTTTTCTGTTATGGCACAAATATCCAGAGAAAGAACTTCTAAATATTTTCATAGGCGCAGTCGTTCTTTTTGATATGGTCATATTGGTCCGAATATATTTAAAAAGGACCTTTTGACACCCTAATCCTAATAGGAAAGTGTTCCTAAAAATAAATGGCAAAGATATGATGTGAGATGATGAAAAAGTATGGCAGATTGTAACTGTGAAGATACTGAACAGTTATGGCAGATTTTTAAGGAAGGAATGAAGCCCAAATGGAAAACAGCCGTAAGGAAAATAAAATCGTATTGACGATGCGCCATATTAATAAAAATTTCCCCGGAGTTGTAGCCTTGGAAGACGTGGACTTTACCTTAAGGGCAGGAGAAATACATGCTCTTATGGGAGAAAACGGCGCGGGAAAATCAACATTAATCAAGGTGCTCACCGGAGTAGAGGAGTTCGAAACGGGAGAAATAATAATAGACGAAAGCCCCCATCCGATTATCAACAAATCGCCTCAGGAGGCGCAGGCAAACGGCATCAGTACCGTATATCAGGAGGTCAATCTTTGCCCGAACCTTACTGTGGCGGAAAATCTGTTTATAGGCAGGGAACCGAAGAAATTCGGGGCAATTGACTGGAAAACCATGAACAAAAAGTCTAAAGAAGTTTTAGGCAGTCTGGATATAAATATAGATGTAACAAAGACGCTGGACAATTACTCTATAGCTTTGCAGCAGATGATAGCTATCGCAAGAGCGGTGGATATGTCGGCAAAGGTTCTCATTCTGGATGAACCTACATCCTCTCTGGACGACGGAGAGGTGGAGAAGCTTTTTGCCTTAATGAGAAAGTTAAAGGCACAAGGAGTAGGAATTATATTCGTTACCCACTTTTTAGAGCAGGTATATGAGGTGTGCGACCGCATAACGGTACTTAGAAACGGTGCTTTGGTGGGTGAATTCGAAGTGGAGAAGCTGCCCAGGGTACGTCTCGTTGCTGAAATGATAGGTAAGGATTTTGACGATCTTGCCGCCATCAAGAAGAGTGGAGAGGGAGCGGGCAAGGTCGGCGAAGAAGTGGTAATCGATGCGAAGAAGCTGTATCATACGGGAACGATCAAGCCCTTTGATATTCAAATCCATAAGGGTGAAGTGATCGGGCTTACGGGCCTTTTGGGTTCGGGACGCAGCGAGCTGGCGCGGGCAATCTATGGTGCGGATAAGGCTGACGGCGGGGATCTTTTTGTAAAAGGACAAAAGCTTCTGGTCGGTGCGCCCATCGACGCGATGCAGGCGGGAATGGCTTATTTGCCGGAGAACAGAAAGGAAGAGGGAATTATTTCGGACCTTTCCGTAAGGGAGAACATCATTATAGCTCTGCAGGCGAAAAAGGGTATATTTAAACAGCTTAGCAAGAAGGAGCAGGAGGAATTTACCGATAAGTACATAGATCTTTTAAAGATTAAGACGGCGAATAGAGAGGTCCCGATCAAACAGTTGTCGGGGGGGAATCAGCAGAAAGTGATCTTGGGAAGATGGCTCCTTACCAACCCCGACTTCATCATTCTGGATGAACCCACCAGAGGTATCGATATCGGTACAAAGACGGAGATCCAGAAGCTTGTATTGAAGCTCGCGGGAGAAGGCATGGCGGTTATGTTCATTTCCTCCGAAATCGAAGAGATGCTTCGCACTTGTTCAAGAATGGCGGTTCTAAGAGATGGCTGGAAGGTAGGAGAACTGGGAGACAGTGAGCTTTCTCAGGAGGGTGTCATGAAAGCAATAGCAGGAGGTGGAAGTGATGAATAATGCAAAAAAAACATTTAAGAGGCTGACAGGATATAAGCTTTTTCTGCCGTTTCTATGCTTGGCGCTGGTGCTTCTTATTAACGTCATCAAGACGCCCACCTTTTTTGCGATAACAATTAATAACGGAGTATTTTATGGATATATTATCGATGTCATAAACCGCGCCAGCGAGCTGGTAATCCTCGCGGTAGGTATGACGTTGGTGGTTGCGGCTTCCGGAGGGACGGATATTTCCGTAGGAGCGGTCAGCGCTCTGGCAGGTGCCCTCTGCTGCTTCGTGCTTTCAGGCGGTCAGCAGACGGTAAACGAATACCATGCTCCCTATATACTGGGAGTGCTGGCAGCGATGGCGGTAGGTATCGTATGCGGGGCATGGAACGGGTTTCTGGTGGCGAAGATGAAGATTCAGCCTATGGTTGCCACTTTGATCTTATTTACGGCCGGCCGCGGTATTGCACAGCTTATCACGGACGGACAGATGATCTATGTGCGCGTGGATCATTTTAAGAAGCTGGGAGCCTTCATCGGCGGAGTTCCCCTTCCCACACCGGTATTCGCAGCGATTTTGGTAGTAATGCTGACAATGCTCCTGTTGAAGAAAACGGCGCTGGGCCTTTATATCGAGACAGTAGGTATTAACGCGAAGGCAGCAAGATTAGTGGGACTGAATTCCACGATGATACAGTTCTTAACTTATGCTTACTGCGGTTTATGTGCCGGTATCGCGGGACTTATCATCACTTCCAGAGTATATTCTATCGATGCCAATAATGCGGGTCTGAATATGGAGCTGGATGCGATTCTGGCAGTGGCACTGGGAGGAAACAGCCTGGGCGGCGGTAAATTTTCCTTGGCTGGAAGCGTGATCGGAGCTTACACGATTCAAGCGCTCACCACTACCTTATACGCCATGGGCGTATCGGCAGACCAGATTCCGGTATATAAAGCTATCGTAGTTGTGATTATTGTATCCTTGCAGTCTCCTGAGCTGTCGAAGATTTGGAAGAATGCTAAGAAGAAAATCGGCGGCGGCGCCAGAAAGAAGGTGGCATAATGAAGAAATTCAAACTGGAAGGCAATCAATTCCTGCTTCTCATTACGATTTTGCTGTTTTTTATCATGTATGCCATCGGATTGATCGTATTTAAAGATAATAATTTCGGAAGACTTCAGGTATTTTTGAACTTGTTTATTTCCAATGCGGGTCTGATCGTCATTGCGGTATCCATGACGATGGTGCTCATTACCGGAGGAATCGATATTTCGGTAGGCTCCGTAGTGGCCATGACTTGTATGCTTCTGGCGTGGATGATGGAGAAAAAGGGTATTGGAGCGGTGCCTGCTGTTATCATCGTACTTTTGGTGGGAATAGTTTTCGGGCTGGTTCAGGGATTCCTCATTGCATATCTGAAGATTCAGCCGTTCATCGTTACCTTGGCGGGAATGTTTTTTGCGAGAGGTATGACGGCTATCATAAGCACGGAGATGATAAGTATCAAAAACGAACTGTTTCTAAGCTGGGCGCAGGAGAAATTGTATTTCCCCTTCGGCGGTTATGTGAATAAAAAGGGCGTTATCATAAATCCGTATATTTATCCGAGCGTTGTTCTGGCGCTGTTAGTGTTGGTCATCGTATTCATCATGCTGAAATATACGAAGTTCGGACGGTCTGTCTACGCAGTAGGCGGTAACGAGCAATCTGCCCTCTTAATGGGACTTAATGTAAGAAGAACGAAACTGAAGGTGTATATTATAGACGGATTTTTGGCGGCCTTCGGCGGATTCCTATTCGGCCTGAATACCTGTTCCGGTTTCGTAGAGCAGGCTAAAGGCTTTGAAATGGAAGCGATTGCAGGTGCAGTAATAGGAGGTACTCTTCTTACCGGCGGCGTAGGTAACGTCATCGGCAGCTTGTTCGGCGTATTGATCAAAGGAACGATAGAGACGTTCATTACCTTCCAAGGGACCTTGTCCTCTTGGTGGACCAAAATCACGATAGCAGCATTGCTAGCCTTTTTCATCATACTCCAGAGCCTATTTGCCAAGGCGAAGGAGAAACGCAAGTAGGTACGGCATGCCGGATCTGCTGCGGGGGAGCCCTATAAGGTTCCCGAGGGGAACCCTTTGGGTTCCCCTTGTTATTTTGTGTTTTCGCGGGTTTTTAGAATTTTTACTGCCATTTAAGGTAAAACTGCTGAAAGAAGTCTGCAAATTAGCAGATTTATTTCATGTTACTATATAGACGGGAAATTTAATATGTGGTAGAGTAGTTTAGTAAAGTGTTTTAGTAAATGCGGTTTATTTTTGGAGGAAAAAGATGGAAAATTTAGAATTACAAAAAAAAGCCAATGAAGTGCGAAAAGGAATCGTTACAGCGGTTCACAGTGCAAAAGCCGGACATCCGGGCGGCTCGTTATCAGCGGCAGATGTATTCACATATCTGTACTATGAAGAAATGAACGTAGATGCGCAGAATCCGAAGATGGAAAACAGAGACAGATTCGTATTGTCCAAGGGACATACGGCACCGGGTTTGTATTCCACATTAGCCCACAAGGGTTATTTTCCTGTGGAGGATTTAAAGACACTGCGCAAACTGGGTTCGTATCTGCAGGGACATCCGGATATGAAGCATATTCCGGGAGTGGACATGTCCAGCGGTTCCCTGGGACAAGGAATATCGGCAGCGGTAGGAATGGCACTGGGAGCTAAATTGGACGGTAAAGATTTCCGCGTATATACACTTCTGGGAGACGGAGAGCTTCAGGAAGGACAGGTATGGGAAGCGGCTATGCTCGCCGGGCACAGAAAGCTGGATAACCTGGTAGCGATTATAGATAACAACGGCTTACAGATTGATGGTAAGGTAGACGACGTATGTTCTCCCTATCCGATAGATAAAAAATTCGAGGCATTTAATTTCCACGTAATCAATGCAGATGCGCATGATTTCGACGATCTCAGAAGAGCGTTCAAAGAGGCTCGCGAAACGAAAGGTATGCCTACGGCAATCGTTGTACACAGCGTAAAGGGCAAAGGCGTTTCCTTTATGGAAAACAAGGCGGCATGGCATGGCACAGCGCCTAACGACGAGCAGTTCGCGGTAGCGATGGCAGACTTGGAAAGGATTGGTGAAGAATTATGTCAGAAGTAAAGAAGATTGCAACGAGAGAAAGCTACGGCAACGCGCTTGCGGAGCTTGGCGCAGAATTTCCTAATCTGGTAGTTCTGGACGCTGATTTGGCGGCGGCTACAAAGACCAGTGTTTTTCAGAAGGCTTTCCCCGAAAGACATATAGACTGCGGAATCGCAGAATGTAACATGGTAGGCATCGGAGCAGGACTTTCCACAGTAGGGAAAATCCCTTTTGTCAGCACTTTCGCAATGTTTGCAGCAGGACGTGCTTTTGAGCAGGTGCGCAACTCTCTGGGTTACCCTCATTTGAACGTAAAAATAGGAGCGACTCACGCGGGCGTTACCGTAGGGGAGGATGGAGCTTCCCACCAGTGCAACGAGGATATCGCGCTGATGAGAACGATTCCGGGCATGATAGTTATGAACCCTGCAGACGATGTGGAAGCAAAAGCCGCAGTAAGAGCTGCAATCGAGCATGAAGGACCGGTATATCTGCGTTTCGGAAGAGCAGCCTGTCCGATTATTAACGACAGACCTGATTATAAATTTGAGATAGGAAAAGGTACCTTGCTCAGAGAGGGTACTGACGTAACTATTGTAGCTACGGGAATCTGCGTAAGCAGCGCTCTGGAAGCGGCTGAGAAGCTTGCGGAGGAAGGCGTCAGCGCAGAAGTGATCAATATCTGCACTATCAAGCCTTTGGATGAGGAACTTATCATAGCATCCGCGAAGAAGACAGGCAAAGTGGTTACCGCTGAGGAGCATTCCGTAATCGGAGGACTTGGAAGCGCAGTATGTGACGCATTGTCTGCAGCAGCACCCACGCCGGTTAAAAAGATTGGTATGCAGGATGTATTCGGAGAATCCGGACCGGCTATGGCACTGTTGGAGAAATATGGTCTGGATGGCACAGGCGTATATAAATCGGTAAAAGAATTCATCGGAAAGTGAGAGAGGAAATGCTGATATTATCACCGTCTATTCTGGCAGCAGATTTTTCTGTTTTGGGAAAGCAGATAAAGGAAGTGCATGAGGCAGGAGCACAGTATCTTCACGTGGACGTCATGGATGGAAGCTTCGTACCTTCCATATCCTTTGGGATGCCGGTCATCAGCTCTATACGGGGGGTGTCGGATATCACCTTTGATGTACACCTTATGATTACATCGCCGGAGCGTTATATAGAGGAATTTGCGAAATGCGGAGCGGATATTATCACCTTCCATCTTGAAGCGGTGCAGGACCCCGGAGTCGTAATCGACAAGATACACGCCCTGGGAAAGAAGGCGGGTCTATCCATAAAGCCTGCGACTCCTATAGAAGCAGTTCTCCCATGTTTGGACAAGCTGGATATGCTGTTAGTAATGACCGTGGAGCCGGGATTCGGCGGACAAGCCTACATTCCTGAGTCCACAGAGCGCATCAGGCAGGCCCGTAAGTTTGTGGAGGAAAGAGGCCTTGATACGGATATTCAGGTGGACGGCGGCATCAACGCAGACAACGTACATGTCGTACTGGAAGCCGGAGCGAATGTGATTGTGGCGGGCTCATCGATTTTCAGGGGCGATATAAGGCGGAATGTGAAGGATATGCTGAATGCGTTTGAGGCATTTCAAAAATAGATATGTTAAGATAATTTGTTAAATAAATCAGGTAAACTGAGGAGATATTAGAAATCTTCGCCTTTCTGTTTTTGAGTTTTTGGAAAGGCGGAGGTTTTTTATAAATTTAAAGGTGGATAAAAATGCGTCTTTGTATTGTTTTAGCTCCATGCAAGGTCTATTAGGACTGGCTCGCATGGAGACATAATAAGTCCCGTAGACTTTGCATGCTTTTATGCGACAAGCTGTACCGTTATTGTTTTAATTCTGCTACAGTCGGATAAATTGGAATTGTGGCATCTATACTGTTTAAATGCACTCAACGGCTTGATGAATACAGTCCAGCAGCCTTCTGCGGACGTTACGACAAGCTTGCTGACGCCAAAGAAATATTATCAGAAGATAAGCGGAATGCGGTCATTTTCCAATTCGCTTGTAAGTGTAATAACGCCGCATTTCCGGCCATGATTTTATCGAGACAGGGCGGCGGCGAAGTGGTTTTAGGAATTGTGAAAACTGCGGTAGAAATTGCAACATTGGCGGGCAGTGTGGCTGTGTCGTTATTGCCGGCTCCGGGAAGCAGAGTTAGGGTAATTTGCAACCCGCTTATCATCGTCTGATAAGGTCACACACTAGAAAATATTAGAAAATACTGCATAAAATATATTAGAAATTATCTCATGAAATATATGAAAAATGCCGTATGTAAATTATAAAAAGTGTTTTATAATATTTTGGAACACTTACAGTGAGTTCAAATATTTTGGAAGAAGGGAAAACCATGTTCAAAAAATTGGAAAGAAACGAGCCCTGCTGGTGCGGGAGCGGAAGAAAATATAAAACCTGTCATGAAGCCTTCGACGATAAGGTCCTGCGCTATCAAATGGAAGGTCATATGATTCCCGATAGGGACATGATCAAGACGAAGGAACAGATAGATGGTATTCGGGAGAGCGGTAAGATCAATATTGCGGTACTCGATTACGTGGCAGCTAACATACGGGAGAATATATCCACAGAAGAAATAGACCGCATGGTATATGAGAAGACTACAGAGCTCGGCGCTGTTCCTGCCCCCCTTCACTATGACGGATATCCGAAGAGCACATGCACCTCCATTAACAGTCAGGTATGCCATGGAATTCCTTCGAAAGACGTGTTCCTGAAAAACGGAGATATTGTCAACGTAGATGTATCCACGATTTATAAAGGTTATTTTTCCGACTCCTCTCGCATGTTCTGCATCGGAGAAGTAGAGGAACAGGCTGCTAAGCTCGTCCGCGTGGCGAAGGAATGCATGGAAAAAGGAATTGAGCAGGTAAAGCCGTGGAACTTCCTCGGAGATATGGGAGAAGCTGTTCACAGTCACGCACTTCAGAATGGCTACAGCATAGTCCGTGAAATCGGCGGGCACGGAGTAGGAATAGAGTTCCACGAGGACCCTTTTGTAAGCTATGTGACCAAAAAAGGGACCGAAACCCTTATGGTGCCCGGTATGGTGTTTACCATAGAACCTATGGTCAACATGGGGGCAAGTGAAATCTACATCGATGACGATAATGGCTGGACTGCCTACACCGACGACGGAAAACCTTCCGCTCAGTGGGAAGTTACCATAGCAGTCACTGAGGATGGATATGAGATATTAGCATATTAAAGAATTGAGCGTTGAAAACCCCTAAACATTTGTAGGAAACGCGATTGACAGTATAATTTCTTTGTGTTAGTCTAACAATATCAATAAAATGAAGTAAAAAGCAGTGACGAAGAGAGTAGATATGTGAAAGCTTTCCAGAGAAGGTTCCATTCCGCGCAGCAGGATTGTTAACGGGATGCTGAGAGGAACCGGGTGAAAATATATCGAAAATGGCTTCCGAGCAGCGCACCGAACCGGCAACGGTAAGGCTGCGACAGGTCCGCCTGTTATAGCGGCAGGGTATAAAGTAATTTGTGTTTAGGTTCATACATGAACCGTGCATAATCAGCAGTACCCGCAGAGGTTCGCTTCGTGAGAAGCGGACAAAAGGAAGTGGTAACACGGCTTTTCGCTCGTCTTCTAGTCATACTAAGAAGACGGGCTTTTTTGTTTTATGATACTAGGGGCAACCCTCTTTTGACCCCGATATTATTTTATATTTACTGAAAAAGGAGCAAAGAGTATGAGTAAAGGAAAATATTACATCACCACCGCTATTGCCTACACCTCCGGCAAACCGCATATTGGCAACAGCTATGAAATCGTGCTTGCCGATAGCATTGCAAGATTCAAGAGGAAAGACGGCTATGACGTGTTCTTCCAGACGGGAACAGACGAGCATGGACAGAAAATCGAAATAAAAGCGCAGGAAGCCGGTGTCACTCCCAAAGAATATGTGGATAACGTTGCGGGAACGATCAAAGACTTGTGGAATCTTATGGATACCTCCTATGATAAATTTATCCGTACCACGGATACCTACCACGAGAAGCAGGTACAGAAAATCTTCAGGCGCCTGTACGAGCAAGGTGACATTTATAAAGGGGCATACGAAGGAATGTACTGCACCCCCTGCGAATCCTTTTGGACGGAATCCCAGCTTGTAGATGGAAAATGCCCGGATTGCGGAGGAGAGGTAAAGCCTGCAAAGGAAGAAGCGTATTTCTTCAAAATGAGCAAATATGCGGATAGGCTCATCGCGCATATCAATGAGCATCCGGAGTTCATACAGCCAGTATCCCGCAAAAACGAAATGATGAATAATTTTCTGCTTCCGGGACTGCAGGATCTATGCGTGTCCAGAACCTCCTTCAAATGGGGAATTCCCGTAGACTTCGACGAAGGCCATGTTGTCTACGTGTGGCTGGACGCACTTACCAACTATATTACCGGAATCGGCTATGACTGTGACGGAAACAGTACCGAGCAGTATAAAAAGCTCTGGCCTGCAGACCTTCACCTGATCGGAAAAGATATTATCCGTTTCCATACGATTTACTGGCCTATTTTCCTTATGGCCCTGGGCGAGGAGCTGCCTAAGCAGGTATTCGGTCACCCGTGGCTGCTGCAGGGAGACGGCAAGATGAGCAAATCAAAGGGGAATGTCCTGTATGCGGACGATCTGGCAGACTTTTTCGGGGTGGATGCGGTACGCTACTTCGTGCTTCATGAGATGCCTTTCGAAAATGACGGCGTGATTTCGTGGGAGCTTATGGTGGAAAGACTTAATTCCGATTTGGCGAATACCCTCGGCAATCTGGTAAACAGGACGATTTCTATGAGTAACAAATATTTCGGTGGAGTCGTTGCGGATAAGAGTATCGCATCTGAAGAGCAGAAGGCTTTGGACGATGATTTGAAGGCTGTCGCAGCCGGAACCTATGAAAGAGTGAGAAAGAAGATGGAAGATTTGAGAGTGGCGGATGCCATATCGGAAATCTTCGTACTTTTCAAACGATGTAATAAGTATATTGATGAAACGGAGCCGTGGGTGCTGGCAAAAGACGAGGCTAAAGCCGATAGGCTGGCTTCGGTGCTCTATCATCTGGTAGAGAGCATTGTCATCGGCGCTTCTTTGCTGGAACCTTTTATGCCGGCCACTGCCGAAAAGATCGCGGCTCAGTTAAACACCTCTTTAAGAAGCTTTGAGGAGCTTACAAGTTTTGGAAAATATCCTTCCGGCAATAAAGTGACCGAGACTCCGGAAATCTTGTTCGCACGGTTGGATGCAAAAGAAGTGCTGGAAAAGGTGGAGACGCTGTTCGAATCCGGAACGCAGGCAGGACAGACACAGGAACAAGCGGTTTCTGAGGATGTGATCGATATCGAACCGAAGCCGGAGATCACTTACGATGACTTTGATAAACTGCAATTCCAGGTAGGTGAGATCATCGCCTGTGAAGCAGTGCAAAAGTCCAAAAAGCTGCTTTGTTCCAAAGTGCGCATCGGCAGTCAGGTGAAACAAATCGTATCCGGCATTAAGCAATATTATTCTCCGGAGGAAATGGTGGGTAAGAAAGTAATGGTACTGGTGAACCTCAAGCCGGCGACTTTGGCGGGAGTCGTATCCGAAGGAATGCTTTTGTGTGCGGAAGATAAGGACGGCAATCTGGCCCTCATGATTCCGGAAAAGACGATGCCTGCAGGCGCGGAGATCTGCTAATTTAAGGAATTTTATATTATAAACTTAAAATATTATATATTATGGTGTATAATGAGTTCACAAGGGGCATTTTTTGCCCCTTGTGAACTCATTTCCATATCAGAGAGCATCTTTTGACGAGCTTCGCCATACAAAAGAATGGAGGGGATTTTATGGTAAAACGAGAAGAACTTTATTTTGAATCCAGAGATAATGTAAGCAAGATATATTCAGCGCAGTGGATACCCGATACGGATAAGCCTATATGTATTTTGCAGATCATACATGGAATGGCGGAGCATGTGGAACGCTATGACGACTTTGCAAGAGCTATGGCGGAAAAGGGAATCCTGGTCGTAGGTGAGGATCATTTGGGCCATGGGAAGACGGCCGGAGAGAGCGGAACGAAGGGATATTTTTGTGTGCAGGATCCAGCCACGGTAGTGGTGAGGGATTCGCATAGGCTCAAGAAGCTGACTCAGGAAAAATATCCGGGTGTACCCTATATCATTCTCGGACATAGCATGGGCTCCTTCATACTTCGCAATTATTTATGCCGTTACGGAACCGGAATACAAGGTGCCATCATCGTTGGAACCGGAACCCAGTCGGGGATTGTCATTGCCTTCGGAATGGCGGTGGCGGCTTTGCAGAAGCTTTTTTGCGGTTCCCAAAAAGAAAGTGTGTTTTTAGACAGGCAATCCTTTAGGGGATACAACAAGAGAATAAAAGACGAGAAGTCGAAATCGGGCTGGCTCACCAAGGACAAAAAGATTGCGGATGCATATATAGACGATGATTTTTGCGGGTTTACTTTTACCATAAACGGATTCCAGACTCTTTTCGAGCTTTTGGCGAGGCTGAATAAAAAGGGTAATCTGAAAAATATGCCTTCGGAGCTGCCTGTTTTGTTCGCATCGGGTGCGGAAGACCCGGTAGGTAATTATGGAAAAGGAGTGAAAGCGGTATACCAGTCGTTTTTGGATCTGGGGATGAATAAT includes:
- the rpe gene encoding ribulose-phosphate 3-epimerase, which translates into the protein MLILSPSILAADFSVLGKQIKEVHEAGAQYLHVDVMDGSFVPSISFGMPVISSIRGVSDITFDVHLMITSPERYIEEFAKCGADIITFHLEAVQDPGVVIDKIHALGKKAGLSIKPATPIEAVLPCLDKLDMLLVMTVEPGFGGQAYIPESTERIRQARKFVEERGLDTDIQVDGGINADNVHVVLEAGANVIVAGSSIFRGDIRRNVKDMLNAFEAFQK
- a CDS encoding methionyl aminopeptidase, which gives rise to MFKKLERNEPCWCGSGRKYKTCHEAFDDKVLRYQMEGHMIPDRDMIKTKEQIDGIRESGKINIAVLDYVAANIRENISTEEIDRMVYEKTTELGAVPAPLHYDGYPKSTCTSINSQVCHGIPSKDVFLKNGDIVNVDVSTIYKGYFSDSSRMFCIGEVEEQAAKLVRVAKECMEKGIEQVKPWNFLGDMGEAVHSHALQNGYSIVREIGGHGVGIEFHEDPFVSYVTKKGTETLMVPGMVFTIEPMVNMGASEIYIDDDNGWTAYTDDGKPSAQWEVTIAVTEDGYEILAY
- the metG gene encoding methionine--tRNA ligase, yielding MSKGKYYITTAIAYTSGKPHIGNSYEIVLADSIARFKRKDGYDVFFQTGTDEHGQKIEIKAQEAGVTPKEYVDNVAGTIKDLWNLMDTSYDKFIRTTDTYHEKQVQKIFRRLYEQGDIYKGAYEGMYCTPCESFWTESQLVDGKCPDCGGEVKPAKEEAYFFKMSKYADRLIAHINEHPEFIQPVSRKNEMMNNFLLPGLQDLCVSRTSFKWGIPVDFDEGHVVYVWLDALTNYITGIGYDCDGNSTEQYKKLWPADLHLIGKDIIRFHTIYWPIFLMALGEELPKQVFGHPWLLQGDGKMSKSKGNVLYADDLADFFGVDAVRYFVLHEMPFENDGVISWELMVERLNSDLANTLGNLVNRTISMSNKYFGGVVADKSIASEEQKALDDDLKAVAAGTYERVRKKMEDLRVADAISEIFVLFKRCNKYIDETEPWVLAKDEAKADRLASVLYHLVESIVIGASLLEPFMPATAEKIAAQLNTSLRSFEELTSFGKYPSGNKVTETPEILFARLDAKEVLEKVETLFESGTQAGQTQEQAVSEDVIDIEPKPEITYDDFDKLQFQVGEIIACEAVQKSKKLLCSKVRIGSQVKQIVSGIKQYYSPEEMVGKKVMVLVNLKPATLAGVVSEGMLLCAEDKDGNLALMIPEKTMPAGAEIC
- a CDS encoding alpha/beta fold hydrolase yields the protein MVKREELYFESRDNVSKIYSAQWIPDTDKPICILQIIHGMAEHVERYDDFARAMAEKGILVVGEDHLGHGKTAGESGTKGYFCVQDPATVVVRDSHRLKKLTQEKYPGVPYIILGHSMGSFILRNYLCRYGTGIQGAIIVGTGTQSGIVIAFGMAVAALQKLFCGSQKESVFLDRQSFRGYNKRIKDEKSKSGWLTKDKKIADAYIDDDFCGFTFTINGFQTLFELLARLNKKGNLKNMPSELPVLFASGAEDPVGNYGKGVKAVYQSFLDLGMNNVQLKLYENDRHEILNETDKLKVYEDIYSWILSVL